The genome window ATAATTCTCATTATATAGAAGATGAAAAATCTGAGTTATCAACAAGAAAACACAAATtgtttgaaaataattgggtgaataatttgttttatccatatatattattagaaCCAGAGTTCCagaattgtaaaaaaaaaaatagtgtTATTATTCCCAGGTGCTCAAAAACACtaaattttacaaatataaataaaataggaattagaaaaaattattttgaaacaGCCATAAACGAgttttttctaataaaaatttggaTAAGGAATATTTCCTCTGTTGATCTTGGGAAATATacactttttatattcccatcaaatttaaattgtataaaaataattggtACTTTGAATAAAAACGGATACCTTACTAGATGTGAAAATACCAAAGAATGTAAAAAAACGAATTGCGTAGAAACCGAAAATGTGGAAAGAACTTCAAATCAAACAAAACACCACAAGCATAGACAAAAACGCAGATCAAATGTTTCCCTTTTACATTCACTAAATGCTTATTCCTTATTTCCTGgaaaagtttttttttacatagccatttattttcataattatcaCACACTACTATTTCATCATGAACCAATTCTCGTTACTATCGTGTAGTTATGACCACTTAATTGATAGCCACTTAATTGCATGTGCATGGAAATACATCATTTttcacatatttattttatttttagtcCGTTTTGGCGCTTCATACTATAATTCGCTATTTTTGCGCAACTTCCTGTGATCACGATTTGTATGCTCATCGTGTTTAATCATTGCAGTTATTTCCTTCATTCATACCAGTTCACATTTGGTCGCTTAAATTAAGTTTCCTTATTTATACATgtttatgtaaaaataaaagtaaaataaaatatagttacaatattatttcacCTAAATATTCGCttacttttttataagtattattctatttacttttttttttttgcccCTTCATCAATTGCCTTTTAATAACGAAAGAGCCATTACAATACGCAAAATCgctttataaaaaaaaataaataagttgaaattttttttttcgctATATAATTAAAGCTAATcgataaaatattttaaatcgCATGAACgttcataaaatatgaaaaaaaaataaacattttatgtaattataataaaaaaaaacaaacatTGACGACATGCAATATGATaaagggaaaaaataaatgacaACATATACCCATTTCGTATTGCTTAGGCAggtaaattttttgaaatttgTAGAAAAAATCATAGGATGATGAAAAGggagaaaaaatatgaccaaaaaaaaactagccaatgttaataaaatttaagaaGTTATAGCTATGTATTGCAAATTTTATGAgcatacaaaaaatatgaggaaaaaagaaaaaagtataatatataaattaagcATGTATCTACTAATTTCGCTATATGTTTCTCATCATTCattgaatataatttgaaCGTTTTTTGCGtcttaattattttatttactcCACTTTTGGGAATCTCTATTTTTAATGTGTTAAGTAGAATAAactcaaaatttttttttacgaTGGATAATATTGTGTTACCTGGAGAAGTAGTTggaaacataaataattatataagtggaaataatacatatatattgaataatgaaataagaTCAACAATATTaggtaaaaaaaatattagtattaataatgaaaataaacaaattattaacattGACGTTATAAAAGATTATACCCCTTTACCCCAAGTAGGAGATCTTGTTATATGCAAAGTATACAGAGTAACATttaatatgatatattgTAACATTATgttaacaaataataagccattaaaaaatagtcTTAAaggatatataaataaaagcgatatacatatatatgaaggAGATTTAGGAGATAATTTTGATTGTTTTAAACAAGGAGACATAATTAAAGCAAAGGTATTATCCATAGGCCAACATTCATCATATAAACTTTCTACTGTTGGATCAGACTTAGGCGTTATTATAGCATTAAGCGAAAAgggtatataataaaaaatgaacaaactaattttttttatttatttttactataaatgatatatgcatatatacaatacTATGTTTGAACATGTAAAATGTTATTTAATATTCGCCATTGACAATTTTACatgattatattttttatttatgacCAATGCAGGCGATATTTTACAACCCGCGGCATGGAATTTGATGGTCAATTTAAGTGACATGAGTTTCGAACAAAGAAAGGTCTCCAACGAGTTTTCTTTTCCATGCAATGATTACATGTCTTAACGCATTTTTTCAATGCTTAcgatattattttttttattaattttttttattaattaaaatttttattttcacgCACGGTTTTGGCTACATAATCATAGCATAATAGTGGAGTGTTATACAAGCATGTGCgaggaaaaaaaacaaaaaaaaacataaaaaatttcaactttaaatatatcttaacaaaaaaattatttttgaaataaattttaactTACATAAACATTCCCAAAAGATTGGAGGAAACGATATTgtctttttctttcttgTTTTCTATTTCCatgttattattagaaTTAGTATTTATTTGTGACTGGtcttttatatcatttttttttaaagtgATAAAATTGAGTTTGACTGATTTGTTTGTGCTtagtgttttttttttttttgaaatatatttattttttgtggtTGTGGTttctattttatcatttatttttttgttttttttcttgcTCATGTTTTTTTCCAGATATTCTTCATAAGTTTTGTACATGTCTTTTAAGGCATGTTTGAATTTTTCTTGTCTTGAAATATTTCGATACAAAACAGAAGAAACTAAATCATTCCATGTAAAGTTTTTTAGATATTTGAGATGCCAAAAATTATctcttaaaatattttttcgtttttttccactaattatttgattatttaataatttttctacatttatagcatcttttttattaacaaattcTACATATCcatctttatattttatttttttatgatttgtttcttttgataatatattattttcatcattttttattttgtttaaatgaattttatcaatttcTCCATATTTACTAAAAAATTCTCTTATTTTTGAGGGGTATAATCCTACAGGTATATGTGATAGATAAATAATACCTTTTTTGGATTCTTCTTTTTTGACATGTTTCCACAAACTATCATTAAATTGAAACCTTTCGTCTGTTAGTTCGTTCATTTCATGTGTTCTATCATTTTCTACTACTTCagtattgttttttttaacctttccatgtttattattttctttgttaatttgtttttggTTACTATTAATGTCGCTGCCATTATCCATTCTTgtttttttgcttttttgttttttttatttctttaatttattatgttatGCATATGAAATTATCCATACTATAACtgtaaatacaaaaataaagtatgttacatatataattaaataacagcgaaaattatgttatcttaatcttttgtttttttatttattgctTACAATTTCATTCTTCAAATTcgtatttataaaaacgatttttatcaatatgatattataaccatttaattattattttttttaatttagtCAATcagtttatttattattttttttaaacaatttCGGTATGTATACATTTATCATTGCGGCTGTGTTTTACTCCTATGATTTTATATGACCAATTAACATCagtatatatgaaaataatttggcactttttttttaatttatgaatacaacattaaaattaaataaatatatatagtcaTATGATGCtctaaatttattttcctttttttgtGAAAAGATTTTCgctcatttttatttagtataatatttattgaaCAAAATGCTTCcttctttttttgtaaGTTATGCATGAGCATTTAACCTTTCAgaatatacttttaaatCCAAAAACccaaatgaaaaaataaattttcgtatattatatatatgcttattCGCTGGAAAAATCTATACATAAAATAGAACATGGAAAACAGCCAATATTATAATAGACTAGTAGAATTAAATTTACTAGCTGAACAAATTTTTtgtcaaaataaaaaattattattaatcgATAATAACTTAAATGGCATCCGATCAACTAAGGGCGGTTATCGACGAAATGAAATTACCAAGAATGTTTCAAAAATGAGTATTcacaataatttatttttaacgTTAAATAAAACACAAATAAATGACCACTTGGACAATgtacgaaaaaaaatgcaaaatatataatatgaacatgcaataaatttttgtacaatttatgaaaaatattatgaccaagtcataaaaataaaaatattttacattat of Plasmodium berghei ANKA genome assembly, chromosome: 6 contains these proteins:
- a CDS encoding exosome complex component CSL4, putative, whose protein sequence is MDNIVLPGEVVGNINNYISGNNTYILNNEIRSTILGKKNISINNENKQIINIDVIKDYTPLPQVGDLVICKVYRVTFNMIYCNIMLTNNKPLKNSLKGYINKSDIHIYEGDLGDNFDCFKQGDIIKAKVLSIGQHSSYKLSTVGSDLGVIIALSEKGDILQPAAWNLMVNLSDMSFEQRKVSNEFSFPCNDYMS
- a CDS encoding pre-rRNA-processing protein ESF2, putative, whose translation is MDNGSDINSNQKQINKENNKHGKVKKNNTEVVENDRTHEMNELTDERFQFNDSLWKHVKKEESKKGIIYLSHIPVGLYPSKIREFFSKYGEIDKIHLNKIKNDENNILSKETNHKKIKYKDGYVEFVNKKDAINVEKLLNNQIISGKKRKNILRDNFWHLKYLKNFTWNDLVSSVLYRNISRQEKFKHALKDMYKTYEEYLEKNMSKKKNKKINDKIETTTTKNKYISKKKKTLSTNKSVKLNFITLKKNDIKDQSQINTNSNNNMEIENKKEKDNIVSSNLLGMFM